One window from the genome of Nocardioides panaciterrulae encodes:
- the nucS gene encoding endonuclease NucS, with translation MRLVVARCQVDYAGRLTAHLPMANRVLMIKGDGSVLVHSDGGSYKPLNWMSPPCTLREGTAEDGRIEWTVTSRSSSKGPDDTLRILIEEVHHDSSHELGVDPGLQKDGVEKHLQALLAEHPATLAPGLTLVRREFPTAIGPVDLMCRDAAGLSVAVEIKRRGEIDGVEQLTRYLDLLNRDPALVRKGPVRGIFAAQEIKPQARVLATDRGIACAVVDYDALRGLDDPTTRLF, from the coding sequence GTGAGACTCGTGGTGGCGCGCTGTCAGGTCGACTACGCGGGACGGCTGACCGCCCACCTGCCGATGGCGAACCGGGTGCTGATGATCAAGGGCGACGGCTCGGTGCTGGTGCACTCCGACGGCGGCTCCTACAAGCCGCTGAACTGGATGTCCCCGCCGTGCACGCTGCGCGAGGGCACCGCCGAGGACGGCCGGATCGAGTGGACGGTCACCAGCCGGAGCTCCTCGAAGGGTCCGGACGACACCCTGCGCATCCTCATCGAGGAGGTGCACCACGACTCCTCGCACGAGCTCGGCGTCGACCCCGGGCTGCAGAAGGACGGCGTGGAGAAGCACCTGCAGGCGCTGCTCGCCGAGCACCCCGCCACCCTGGCCCCGGGGCTGACCCTGGTGCGTCGCGAGTTCCCGACCGCGATCGGCCCGGTCGACCTGATGTGCCGCGACGCCGCGGGCCTCAGCGTCGCCGTCGAGATCAAGCGTCGTGGCGAGATCGACGGCGTCGAGCAGCTGACCCGTTACCTCGACCTGCTCAACCGCGACCCCGCCCTGGTCCGCAAGGGCCCGGTCCGGGGCATCTTCGCCGCCCAGGAGATCAAGCCGCAGGCCCGCGTGCTCGCCACCGACCGGGGCATCGCCTGCGCGGTCGTCGACTACGACGCCCTGCGGGGGCTCGACGATCCGACGACTCGTTTGTTCTGA
- a CDS encoding GNAT family N-acetyltransferase, translated as MSTPSYAVRIRLARPSDLRHLAAVEDSGAPLFEELFGAALAPVLVEPARSGRDRDLDGIFLLVAEETGSGTVVGFAHVREVEGHAHLEQLSVRPEHGRRGTGAALVAAAEEEARWLGYDELSLCTYREVPWNGPFYRRLGYREAGPLAPWQQRLHDHEVELGLDVNGVRVVMARPLRRR; from the coding sequence GTGAGCACCCCGTCGTACGCCGTCCGGATCCGCCTCGCGCGGCCCTCCGACCTGCGCCACCTGGCGGCGGTGGAGGACTCCGGCGCCCCACTGTTCGAGGAGCTGTTCGGGGCGGCGCTCGCGCCGGTGCTGGTCGAGCCCGCCCGCTCGGGGAGGGACCGCGACCTCGACGGGATCTTCCTGCTGGTCGCCGAGGAGACCGGCAGCGGCACCGTGGTGGGCTTCGCGCACGTCCGCGAGGTGGAGGGGCACGCGCACCTCGAGCAGCTCTCCGTGCGGCCCGAGCACGGGCGCCGCGGCACCGGTGCCGCGCTGGTGGCGGCGGCCGAGGAGGAGGCCCGGTGGCTCGGGTACGACGAGCTGAGCCTCTGCACCTACCGCGAGGTGCCGTGGAACGGGCCGTTCTACCGGCGGCTGGGCTACCGGGAGGCCGGCCCGCTCGCCCCGTGGCAGCAGCGCCTGCACGACCACGAGGTCGAGCTCGGCCTGGACGTGAACGGGGTGCGTGTGGTGATGGCGCGCCCCCTGCGACGCCGGTGA
- a CDS encoding 3-hydroxyacyl-CoA dehydrogenase family protein yields MTSSAPSPAPGTDSAAPVSGREFRTVGVVGLGTMGAGIAEVFARNGVPVVGVEVGEDALRRGREHLEHSTGRAVKRGKITEAEQAEILGRITLTTEMKDLADADLVVEAVVESLEIKKSIFRELESIVSTEAVLATNTSSLSVTEISTANAHPGRVVGIHFFNPAPVQNLVEIVRTVVTEPTVLDDVVALVRSLGKNPVVCGDKAGFIANTLLFGYLNHAVAMFEGHYASREDIDAAMRFGCRYPMGPLALLDLIGLDTAYEILETMYRQGRDRLHAPAPILKQMVTAGMLGRKTGRGFYTYEGPDSPVVVADDRTPSPDQLPQLRHDIRQVGVVGTGTMATGIVEVFAKAGYDVLYVGRSADKVDGVRATIERSLDKAIQRGKLEESAKADVLGRLTGTTSLDDLSSADLVVEAIAEDLNIKTTLFENLDEICKPGAILATTTSSLPVISCARATKRPQDVIGMHFFNPAPVMQLVEVVSTVSTADEVTETVQALCGAVGKVAVSCGDRAGFIVNALLFPYLNDAVKMLEAHYATADDIDVAMKQGCALPMGPFELLDVVGNDVSLAIERELYLEFREPGFAPAPLLEHLVTAGYLGRKTGRGFRDYRHA; encoded by the coding sequence ATGACCTCCAGCGCGCCCTCCCCAGCCCCCGGCACCGACTCCGCTGCGCCCGTCTCCGGGCGCGAGTTCCGCACCGTCGGGGTGGTCGGCCTCGGCACCATGGGCGCCGGCATCGCCGAGGTGTTCGCCCGCAACGGCGTCCCCGTGGTCGGGGTGGAGGTCGGCGAGGACGCGCTGCGGCGCGGTCGCGAGCACCTCGAGCACTCCACCGGACGCGCGGTCAAGCGCGGCAAGATCACCGAGGCCGAGCAGGCCGAGATCCTCGGGCGGATCACGCTGACCACCGAGATGAAGGACCTCGCCGACGCCGACCTGGTCGTCGAGGCGGTCGTGGAGTCGCTGGAGATCAAGAAGAGCATCTTCCGTGAGCTGGAGTCGATCGTCTCCACCGAGGCGGTGCTCGCGACGAACACCTCCTCGCTCTCGGTCACCGAGATCTCGACGGCCAACGCCCACCCCGGTCGCGTCGTGGGCATTCACTTCTTCAACCCGGCGCCGGTGCAGAACCTCGTCGAGATCGTGCGCACGGTGGTCACCGAGCCCACCGTGCTCGACGACGTGGTCGCGCTCGTGCGCAGCCTCGGCAAGAACCCCGTCGTCTGCGGGGACAAGGCCGGCTTCATCGCCAACACGCTGCTGTTCGGCTACCTCAACCACGCGGTGGCGATGTTCGAGGGGCACTACGCCTCGCGGGAGGACATCGACGCCGCGATGCGGTTCGGCTGCCGCTACCCGATGGGCCCGCTGGCGCTGCTCGACCTGATCGGCCTCGACACGGCGTACGAGATCCTCGAGACGATGTACCGCCAGGGCCGCGACCGGCTGCACGCGCCGGCGCCGATCCTCAAGCAGATGGTCACCGCCGGCATGCTCGGCCGCAAGACCGGCCGCGGCTTCTACACCTACGAGGGCCCCGACAGCCCGGTCGTCGTCGCCGACGACAGGACGCCCTCGCCCGACCAGCTCCCGCAGCTGCGCCACGACATCCGCCAGGTCGGCGTGGTCGGCACCGGCACCATGGCCACCGGCATCGTCGAGGTCTTCGCCAAGGCCGGGTACGACGTGCTCTACGTCGGCCGGTCCGCCGACAAGGTCGACGGCGTGCGCGCGACCATCGAGCGCTCCCTGGACAAGGCGATCCAGCGCGGCAAGCTCGAGGAGTCCGCGAAGGCCGACGTGCTGGGGCGGCTGACCGGGACCACCTCGCTCGACGACCTCTCCTCGGCCGACCTCGTGGTCGAGGCGATCGCCGAGGACCTCAACATCAAGACCACGCTGTTCGAGAACCTCGACGAGATCTGCAAGCCCGGCGCGATCCTGGCCACCACGACCTCCTCGCTGCCGGTGATCTCCTGCGCCCGCGCCACCAAGCGGCCCCAGGACGTCATCGGGATGCACTTCTTCAACCCGGCGCCGGTGATGCAGCTCGTGGAGGTCGTCTCCACGGTCTCGACCGCCGACGAGGTCACCGAGACGGTGCAGGCGCTGTGCGGTGCGGTCGGCAAGGTGGCGGTCTCCTGCGGCGACCGGGCGGGCTTCATCGTCAACGCGCTGCTGTTCCCCTACCTCAACGACGCGGTCAAGATGCTCGAGGCGCACTACGCCACGGCCGACGACATCGACGTCGCCATGAAGCAGGGCTGTGCGCTGCCGATGGGGCCGTTCGAGCTGCTCGACGTGGTCGGCAACGACGTCTCGCTGGCGATCGAGCGCGAGCTCTACCTGGAGTTCCGCGAGCCGGGCTTCGCGCCGGCGCCGCTGCTCGAGCACCTCGTCACCGCGGGCTACCTCGGTCGCAAGACCGGTCGCGGCTTCCGGGACTACCGCCACGCCTGA
- a CDS encoding VOC family protein: MTDFQVTFDARDPRELSRFWAAVLGYVNPPPPGHTLADGEDPFDAWEAFLAAAGVPEDRRNSASAAEDPEGRGPRLFFQQVPEAKAAKNRVHLDVRAAPGLQGAARMAALEAECERLVGLGATRVERHEPAPPMSLGFLVMRDPEGNEFCLD; this comes from the coding sequence ATGACCGACTTCCAGGTGACCTTCGACGCGCGTGATCCCCGGGAGCTGTCCCGCTTCTGGGCGGCGGTGCTGGGCTACGTCAACCCACCCCCGCCGGGGCACACGCTGGCCGACGGCGAGGACCCGTTCGACGCCTGGGAGGCGTTCCTGGCGGCGGCCGGTGTCCCCGAGGACCGGCGCAACAGCGCGTCGGCCGCCGAGGACCCCGAGGGCCGGGGGCCGCGGCTCTTCTTCCAGCAGGTGCCGGAGGCCAAGGCGGCCAAGAACCGGGTCCACCTCGACGTACGGGCCGCGCCCGGCCTCCAGGGCGCCGCGCGGATGGCCGCGCTGGAGGCCGAGTGCGAGCGGCTGGTCGGGCTCGGCGCCACCCGGGTCGAGCGGCACGAGCCGGCGCCGCCGATGAGTCTGGGGTTCCTCGTGATGCGCGACCCCGAGGGCAACGAGTTCTGCCTGGACTAG
- a CDS encoding alpha/beta fold hydrolase, producing MSQKIRANSVLPARREPVTLQTADGLELVAELAVPQDREPVATLICLHPLPTHGGMMDSHVYRKAAFRLPALAGVAVLRFNTRGTWSEQGTSEGSFDNAVGEQYDVAAAIEYAEFHDLPNVWLVGWSFGTDLALMHGHDPLVQGAILLSPPLRFSDPEHLTQWADSGKPVSAFVPEHDDYLRPAEAAERFRAIPQAEVVPFEGSKHLWVGDAERVLDEIVRRVAPDVAVPLPTEWDGPMETADTSAYNAHNLAAYQDKPVPGPAQRSAGGAQG from the coding sequence GTGAGCCAGAAGATCCGCGCCAACTCCGTGCTGCCGGCCCGTCGCGAACCGGTCACCCTCCAGACCGCGGACGGGCTGGAGCTGGTCGCCGAGCTGGCCGTCCCGCAGGACCGCGAGCCGGTGGCCACGCTGATCTGTCTGCACCCGCTGCCGACCCACGGCGGGATGATGGACAGCCACGTCTACCGCAAGGCGGCGTTCCGGCTGCCGGCGCTGGCCGGGGTCGCGGTGCTGCGGTTCAACACGCGTGGCACCTGGAGCGAGCAGGGCACCAGCGAGGGGTCCTTCGACAACGCCGTGGGGGAGCAGTACGACGTCGCCGCGGCGATCGAGTACGCCGAGTTCCACGACCTGCCGAACGTGTGGCTGGTCGGCTGGTCCTTCGGCACCGACCTGGCGCTGATGCACGGCCACGACCCGCTGGTCCAGGGGGCGATCCTGCTCAGCCCCCCGCTCCGGTTCAGCGACCCCGAGCACCTCACCCAGTGGGCCGACTCCGGCAAGCCGGTCAGCGCGTTCGTGCCGGAGCACGACGACTACCTGCGCCCGGCCGAGGCGGCCGAGCGCTTCCGGGCGATCCCGCAGGCCGAGGTGGTGCCGTTCGAGGGCAGCAAGCACCTGTGGGTGGGCGACGCCGAGCGGGTGCTCGACGAGATCGTCCGCCGGGTCGCCCCGGACGTCGCCGTGCCGTTGCCGACGGAGTGGGACGGCCCGATGGAGACCGCCGACACCAGCGCCTACAACGCCCACAACCTCGCGGCCTACCAGGACAAGCCCGTGCCCGGTCCGGCGCAGCGCAGCGCCGGGGGCGCTCAGGGCTGA
- a CDS encoding CGNR zinc finger domain-containing protein, whose amino-acid sequence MPFAHDTESSLLAAVALVNSAVAPDTLTTVEALDEFYREHAYTGRHTGDRAELEEVRALRAPLRTLLTSGRDDAVPLVNRLLAAACAVPRLVRHDQQDWHLHATDPEAPLATRIAVETAMAMIDVVRADETSRLGVCADPDCDGLVLDLSRNRSRRFCSTACGNRNAVAAYRARRTGTPQP is encoded by the coding sequence GTGCCGTTCGCTCATGACACCGAGTCCTCACTGCTGGCCGCGGTCGCACTGGTCAACAGCGCGGTGGCGCCGGACACCCTGACCACGGTCGAGGCGCTCGACGAGTTCTACCGCGAGCACGCCTACACCGGCCGCCACACCGGCGACCGGGCCGAGCTGGAGGAGGTGCGGGCGCTGCGTGCCCCGCTGCGCACGCTGCTGACCAGCGGCCGCGACGACGCCGTACCGCTCGTGAACCGGCTGCTGGCCGCCGCATGCGCGGTCCCGCGCCTCGTCCGCCACGACCAGCAGGACTGGCACCTGCACGCCACGGACCCCGAGGCGCCGCTGGCGACCCGGATCGCGGTCGAGACCGCGATGGCGATGATCGACGTGGTCCGCGCCGACGAGACGTCCCGGCTGGGCGTGTGCGCCGACCCGGACTGCGACGGCCTGGTGCTCGACCTGTCCCGCAACCGGTCGAGGCGGTTCTGCAGCACCGCCTGCGGGAACCGGAACGCGGTCGCGGCCTACCGCGCGCGCCGGACGGGGACGCCTCAGCCCTGA
- a CDS encoding EamA family transporter, whose product MTTMADDVGRLAPGPAGSRLASGLGFAVLSAASFGLSGSLAKGLLDAGWSAGAAVAIRVLVAAAVLAAPAALSLRGRWGLLRRNAGLVAGYGLVAVAGCQLAYFNAVVHMQVGVALLIEYTAPVAVIGWMWLRHGHRPGVLTLAGALVAALGLVLVLDLLSGADLSVVGVAWALGAMVGAATYFVLSASESNGLPPLALACSGLTLGAAALVLAGLAGVVPMHVSTAAVAYQGSSVPFWVPLLGLGVVTAAVSYVSGIAASRRLGSRLASFVALLEVLFALVFAWLLLGELPRGVQFVGGAFILVGVVVVKLGERRTAAAAG is encoded by the coding sequence ATGACCACGATGGCCGATGACGTCGGGAGGCTCGCCCCGGGGCCGGCCGGGTCCCGGCTCGCCTCGGGGCTGGGGTTCGCGGTCCTCTCCGCCGCGTCGTTCGGCCTGTCGGGGTCGCTGGCCAAGGGGCTGCTCGACGCCGGCTGGTCGGCGGGCGCCGCGGTCGCGATCCGGGTGCTGGTGGCCGCCGCGGTGCTCGCGGCGCCGGCGGCACTCTCGCTGCGTGGTCGCTGGGGGCTGCTGCGCCGCAACGCCGGCCTGGTCGCCGGCTACGGACTGGTGGCGGTGGCCGGCTGCCAGCTCGCCTACTTCAACGCGGTCGTGCACATGCAGGTGGGCGTCGCGCTGCTCATCGAGTACACCGCCCCCGTGGCGGTCATCGGCTGGATGTGGCTGCGGCACGGCCACCGGCCCGGCGTCCTCACGCTCGCCGGCGCGCTGGTCGCGGCGCTGGGCCTGGTGCTGGTGCTCGACCTGCTCTCCGGCGCCGACCTCAGCGTCGTCGGCGTGGCCTGGGCGCTGGGCGCGATGGTCGGCGCCGCGACGTACTTCGTGCTCTCGGCCAGCGAGTCCAACGGTCTGCCGCCGCTGGCGCTGGCCTGCTCGGGCCTGACGCTGGGGGCGGCCGCGCTGGTGCTCGCCGGCCTGGCCGGCGTGGTGCCGATGCACGTCTCCACCGCCGCCGTCGCCTACCAGGGCTCGTCGGTGCCGTTCTGGGTGCCGCTGCTCGGCCTCGGGGTGGTGACCGCGGCCGTCTCCTACGTCAGCGGCATCGCGGCCTCGCGCCGGCTCGGCTCCCGGCTGGCGTCGTTCGTGGCGCTGCTCGAGGTGCTCTTCGCGCTGGTCTTCGCCTGGCTGCTGCTGGGGGAGCTGCCCCGCGGCGTCCAGTTCGTCGGCGGCGCGTTCATCCTCGTCGGGGTGGTCGTGGTCAAGCTGGGGGAGCGGCGTACGGCGGCCGCGGCCGGCTGA
- a CDS encoding AI-2E family transporter, with the protein MSPDSAAAADEAAVAEPRRPADDAAGGVVNAADGGAAGADPAPGADTWRSDPDQDLGEPGAPLSKRSPFLIGFFAGLGLFLAWWLGGLIISIGSVLIQILVALFLAAGLNPAVELFERRGLKRSWAVLTVIVVVVAALALFLVAFVPVISDQVAAITANAPDWLDSLQRNRQIQNFDQRYDVISKVKAYLADGKFASSLFGGVLGIGLAVLGVLANTFVVTVLTLYFLSSLEKTKNALYRLAPASRRGRVSKLGDEIIRGVGGYVSGAFVVALCAGISSLVFLFVVGLGQYAVALAFVVALLDVIPMIGATLGAVIVTAIGFATDPTIGLVCIIFYVVYQQLENYVIYPRVMSRSVDIPGAMTVIAALIGAALLGVVGALLAIPTAAAILLLTREVFVRRQDAR; encoded by the coding sequence GTGAGTCCGGACTCGGCCGCGGCCGCCGACGAAGCGGCCGTGGCCGAGCCCCGGCGCCCCGCTGATGATGCGGCCGGCGGCGTGGTCAATGCCGCAGACGGCGGCGCCGCCGGGGCCGACCCGGCGCCGGGCGCCGACACGTGGAGGTCCGACCCCGACCAGGACCTCGGTGAGCCGGGGGCGCCGTTGTCGAAGCGGTCGCCGTTCCTCATCGGCTTCTTCGCCGGGCTCGGCCTGTTCCTGGCCTGGTGGCTGGGCGGCCTGATCATCTCGATCGGCTCGGTGCTGATCCAGATCCTGGTGGCCCTGTTCCTCGCCGCGGGCCTCAACCCCGCCGTCGAGCTCTTCGAGCGCCGCGGACTCAAGCGCTCGTGGGCGGTACTGACGGTCATCGTGGTCGTGGTGGCGGCGCTGGCGCTGTTCCTCGTCGCGTTCGTCCCGGTCATCAGCGACCAGGTGGCGGCGATCACCGCCAACGCGCCGGACTGGCTGGACTCGCTGCAGCGCAACCGGCAGATCCAGAACTTCGACCAGCGGTACGACGTGATCTCCAAGGTCAAGGCCTACCTCGCCGACGGCAAGTTCGCCAGCAGCCTGTTCGGCGGCGTGCTCGGCATCGGGCTGGCCGTGCTCGGCGTGCTCGCGAACACCTTCGTCGTGACGGTGCTGACCCTCTACTTCCTCTCGTCGCTGGAGAAGACCAAGAACGCGCTCTACCGGCTCGCGCCCGCCTCGCGCCGCGGCCGGGTCAGCAAGCTCGGCGACGAGATCATCCGGGGCGTCGGCGGCTACGTATCCGGCGCCTTCGTGGTCGCGCTGTGCGCCGGGATCAGCTCGCTGGTGTTCCTGTTCGTGGTGGGCCTGGGTCAGTACGCCGTGGCGCTGGCGTTCGTCGTGGCGCTGTTGGACGTGATCCCCATGATCGGCGCCACGCTCGGGGCGGTGATCGTCACCGCCATCGGCTTCGCCACGGACCCGACGATCGGCCTGGTCTGCATCATCTTCTACGTCGTCTACCAGCAGCTCGAGAACTACGTGATCTACCCGCGCGTGATGTCGCGCTCGGTCGACATCCCGGGCGCGATGACCGTCATCGCCGCGCTGATCGGTGCGGCCCTGCTCGGCGTAGTGGGCGCCCTGCTGGCGATCCCCACCGCGGCCGCGATCCTGCTGCTGACCCGCGAGGTGTTCGTCCGGCGCCAGGACGCCCGCTAG
- the ccrA gene encoding crotonyl-CoA carboxylase/reductase codes for MQQILDAILAGDTPAEDFAALPLPESYRAVTVHKDEVDMFEGVPTKDKDPRRSLHVEDVPLPELGPGEAYVAVMASAINYNTVWTSIFEPVSTFGFLERYGRLSPLAARHDLPYHVVGSDLSGVVLKTGPGVHSWQPGTEVVAHCLSVELEHPDGHNDTMLDPEQRIWGFETNFGGLAHIALVKANQLMPKPAHLTWEEAASPGLVNCTAYRQLVSKNGGDMKQGDNVLIWGASGGLGGFATQYALNGGATPVCVVSSDDKADICRSMGAELIINRSEEGYRFWNDEGTQQNPREWKRFGARIRELTGGEDIDIVFEHPGRETFGASVYVTRKGGTITTCASTSGYMHEYDNRYLWMNLKRIISSHFANYRESWEANRLIAKGRIHPTLSRTYGLDEVGQAALDVHRNAHQGKVGVLCLAPEEGLGVRNPEMREQHLTEINRFRGV; via the coding sequence GTGCAGCAGATTCTCGACGCGATCCTCGCCGGGGACACCCCGGCGGAGGACTTCGCCGCCCTCCCCCTGCCCGAGTCCTACCGCGCCGTGACGGTGCACAAGGACGAGGTCGACATGTTCGAGGGGGTCCCGACCAAGGACAAGGACCCCCGCCGGTCCCTGCACGTCGAGGACGTGCCGCTGCCCGAGCTCGGGCCGGGCGAGGCCTACGTCGCGGTGATGGCCAGCGCCATCAACTACAACACCGTGTGGACCTCGATCTTCGAGCCGGTCTCGACCTTCGGGTTCCTCGAGCGCTACGGCCGGCTCTCCCCGCTGGCGGCGCGCCACGACCTGCCCTACCACGTCGTCGGCTCCGACCTGTCCGGCGTGGTGCTCAAGACCGGGCCGGGCGTGCACTCCTGGCAGCCCGGCACCGAGGTGGTCGCGCACTGCCTCTCGGTGGAGCTCGAGCACCCCGACGGCCACAACGACACGATGCTCGACCCCGAGCAGCGGATCTGGGGCTTCGAGACCAACTTCGGCGGGCTCGCGCACATCGCGCTGGTCAAGGCCAACCAGCTGATGCCCAAGCCCGCGCACCTCACCTGGGAGGAGGCGGCCTCCCCCGGCCTGGTCAACTGCACCGCCTACCGCCAGCTGGTGTCCAAGAACGGCGGTGACATGAAGCAGGGCGACAACGTGCTGATCTGGGGCGCCTCCGGCGGCCTCGGCGGCTTCGCCACGCAGTACGCCCTCAACGGCGGCGCCACGCCGGTCTGCGTGGTCTCCAGCGACGACAAGGCCGACATCTGCCGGTCGATGGGCGCGGAGCTGATCATCAACCGCTCCGAGGAGGGCTACCGGTTCTGGAACGACGAGGGCACCCAGCAGAACCCGCGCGAGTGGAAGCGGTTCGGTGCCAGGATCCGCGAGCTCACCGGCGGCGAGGACATCGACATCGTCTTCGAGCACCCCGGCCGTGAGACCTTCGGCGCCAGCGTCTACGTCACCCGCAAGGGGGGCACGATCACCACCTGCGCCTCCACGTCGGGCTACATGCACGAGTACGACAACCGGTACCTGTGGATGAACCTCAAGCGGATCATCTCCAGCCACTTCGCCAACTACCGCGAGTCGTGGGAGGCCAACCGCCTGATCGCGAAGGGCCGGATCCACCCGACCCTGTCGAGGACCTACGGCCTCGACGAGGTGGGCCAGGCGGCCCTGGACGTCCACCGCAACGCCCACCAGGGCAAGGTCGGCGTCCTCTGCCTGGCCCCCGAGGAGGGCCTCGGCGTCCGGAATCCGGAGATGCGCGAGCAGCACCTGACGGAGATCAACCGGTTCCGCGGCGTGTGA
- the mce gene encoding methylmalonyl-CoA epimerase codes for MTSDTSTQVPTHLFTAIDHVGIAVADLDAAIAFYRDTYGMRLAHEETNEEQGVREAMMAVGDSGSCIQLLAPLTPESTIAKFLDRSGPGIQQMAYRVADLDAVCTVLRERGLRLLYDEPRRGTAGSRINFVHPKDAGGVLVELVEPAAGH; via the coding sequence ATGACGTCCGACACGAGCACGCAGGTCCCCACCCACCTGTTCACCGCCATCGACCACGTCGGCATCGCGGTGGCCGACCTCGACGCGGCGATCGCGTTCTACCGCGACACCTACGGCATGCGGCTGGCGCACGAGGAGACCAACGAGGAGCAGGGCGTCCGCGAGGCGATGATGGCCGTCGGGGACTCGGGCTCCTGCATCCAGCTGCTGGCGCCGCTGACGCCGGAGTCGACGATCGCGAAGTTCCTCGACCGCTCCGGCCCCGGCATCCAGCAGATGGCCTACCGGGTCGCCGACCTCGACGCGGTGTGCACCGTGCTGCGCGAGCGCGGCCTGCGGCTGCTCTACGACGAGCCGCGCCGCGGCACCGCGGGCTCGCGGATCAACTTCGTCCACCCCAAGGACGCCGGCGGGGTGCTCGTCGAGCTGGTGGAGCCGGCCGCCGGGCACTGA
- a CDS encoding acetyl-CoA C-acetyltransferase produces MSANTGGTVIVAGARTPIGRLLGGLKDLSAADLGGVAIKGALEKAGVSGDQVDYVVMGQVIQAGAGQNPARTAAVAGGIPMTVPSITINKVCLSGINAIAMADQLIRAGECEIVVAGGMESMTQAPHLLPKSREGFKYGDVKLVDSMAYDALWDQATAQAMGLLTEECNAAAANLTRQEQDEFSARSHQRAAEAWKNGVFDEEVVPVSIPQRKGDPVVVSTDEGIRGETTAESLGKLRPAFSKDGTITAGSASQISDGAAAVVVMSRAKAEELGLTWLAEVGAHGQVAGPDSTLQLQPAAATAKACRKEGIEPADLDLVEFNEAFAAVGIASARELGLDEGRVNVNGGAIALGHPVGMSGARIVLHLALELKRRGGGVGAAALCGGGGQGDALIVRVPKA; encoded by the coding sequence ATGTCAGCAAACACTGGCGGAACCGTCATCGTCGCCGGGGCCCGCACCCCGATCGGCCGGCTCCTCGGCGGGCTGAAGGACCTCTCGGCGGCGGACCTCGGCGGGGTCGCCATCAAGGGCGCCCTGGAGAAGGCCGGCGTGTCCGGCGACCAGGTCGACTACGTGGTCATGGGCCAGGTCATCCAGGCCGGCGCCGGCCAGAACCCCGCGCGCACCGCGGCGGTCGCCGGAGGCATCCCGATGACCGTCCCCTCGATCACCATCAACAAGGTGTGCCTGTCCGGCATCAACGCCATCGCCATGGCCGACCAGCTGATCCGCGCCGGCGAGTGCGAGATCGTCGTCGCCGGGGGCATGGAGTCGATGACCCAGGCGCCGCACCTGCTGCCGAAGTCGCGCGAGGGCTTCAAGTACGGCGACGTGAAGCTGGTCGACTCGATGGCCTACGACGCGCTGTGGGACCAGGCCACAGCCCAGGCCATGGGCCTGCTCACCGAGGAGTGCAACGCGGCCGCGGCGAACCTCACCCGCCAGGAGCAGGACGAGTTCTCCGCCCGGTCCCACCAGCGGGCCGCCGAGGCGTGGAAGAACGGCGTCTTCGACGAGGAGGTCGTGCCGGTCTCGATCCCGCAGCGCAAGGGTGACCCGGTCGTCGTCTCCACCGACGAGGGGATCCGCGGTGAGACCACCGCGGAGTCGCTGGGCAAGCTCCGCCCGGCGTTCAGCAAGGACGGCACCATCACGGCCGGCTCCGCCTCGCAGATCTCCGACGGCGCCGCCGCGGTCGTGGTGATGAGCCGGGCGAAGGCCGAGGAGCTGGGCCTGACCTGGCTCGCCGAGGTGGGCGCCCACGGCCAGGTGGCCGGCCCCGACTCGACGCTGCAGCTGCAGCCGGCCGCCGCGACCGCCAAGGCCTGCCGCAAGGAGGGCATCGAGCCCGCCGACCTCGACCTGGTCGAGTTCAACGAGGCGTTCGCCGCCGTCGGCATCGCCTCGGCCCGCGAGCTCGGGCTGGACGAGGGCAGGGTCAACGTCAACGGCGGCGCGATCGCGCTCGGCCACCCGGTCGGCATGTCCGGGGCCCGGATCGTGCTGCACCTCGCGCTGGAGCTCAAGCGCCGCGGCGGTGGCGTCGGCGCCGCCGCGCTGTGCGGCGGTGGCGGCCAGGGGGACGCGCTGATCGTGCGCGTGCCCAAGGCCTGA